GAATACGACGCCATCGTGCTGGCCTCCGCCGGGCTCAAGCGTCTGGGGCTTTCCGCGGACCGCATGCAGCATTTCGAGGCCGCCGTCTTCGTGCCCGCCGTGGGTCAGGGCGCTCTGGGCATCGAATGCCGTGGCGATGACAGTGACGTGCTGGAACTGCTCTCCCGCATGGAGCACCGCCCCACCCGCGTCTGCGTGGAAGCCGAGCGCGGTTTCCTGGCCGGTCTGGACGGCGGCTGCCAGGTGCCCATCGCCGGCCATGCGGAGATGCTGGACGACGACCGCTTCATCCTGGACGGCCTGGTGGCCGAAGTGGACGGCAGTGTCATCCTGCGTGAACAGCAGGAAGGTACGGCCGCCACGGCACGCGAAACGGGCTTTGCCCTGGCCCGCCATCTTCTGGACAAGGGCGGCAAGGACATTCTTGACCGCCTGTATGCTGAAAACCGGTAGTAATGATGCCCAAGATCCTTCCTCTGCCCACATCGCGGCTGCACGCGACGTTCGACCCCGGACGCATCCCCTGGCAGGACAGCCGGGAGATCCCCTTGCCCCGCAACGGGGCGGGCAGCCGCAACGCTTTCCAGCCCCGTGCCATGCAGGCGCTGGACATGGCCCTGAACATCAGGGCCTGCGGTTACAATGTCTATGTCTCCGGTGATGCCAATCTGGGGCGCAGCTATACCCTGCTGTCCTATCTTGGCCCGCAGGCCCGCAAACGGCCGACGCCGCCGGATCTGGTCTATGTCCACAACTTCGATGACCCCGACCGGCCGCGCCTGCTTTCCCTGCCCGCCGGTCAGGGCAGGAAGTTCAAGCAGTGCGTGACCTCCACCGTGGATGCCATCCTGCACGAGCTGCCCCGCCGCTTCGAAGCCGCGCCCTTCGTCAAGCAGCGTGCCCGGCTGGTGGACAGCTTCCAGAAGGTCCGCAGCGGCCTGTTGAGCAAGATGACCTCCGTGGCCCAGCACAAGGGCTTCCACCTTGATATGGACGAAGGCGGCAGCCTGACCCTGTATCCCCTGGTCAAGGGCAAACGCCTGAGCGAGGAAGAGTTCGAACATCTGGACGACAGCCTGCGCATGACCCTCAAGCGGCGTGGCGAGACCCTTGTCCAGAGCATGGCCAGCTTCATGCGCCAGCTGAGCAAGGCCGAGGAAAGCTTCCATGACGACGAACGCAATCTGGAACAGACCGTCATGGCCCAGGTGCTGGACGCCCTGCTGCTCCCGGCCCAGAAAAAGCTGCTCAAGGCCTGCCAGAGCGAGGCCCTGGAGCAGTACTTCACCAGCCTGCGTGCGGACATCCTGAAGAACACCGAGGCCTTCCTGCCCCGGGAGGCCGGACAGTCCGGCCCGGATGTCCCCCACGCTCCCCTGCCGCCGCAGGGAGATCCGCTGTACCGCTATGACGTCAATGTCTTCGTGGACAACAGCCAGCTCAGCGGCGCTCCCATCGTGATGGAGGACCATCCCACCTCGTCCAACCTGCTGGGCTGCATCGAGCGGGAATCGGAACTGGGGACGCTGGTGACGGACTTCACCCTCGTACGGGCCGGGAGCCTGCACAAGGCCAATGGCGGTTTCCTCGTCCTGCGTGCGGAAGACCTGCTGCAGCATCCCAACGCCTGGGAAGGCCTGTTGCGGGCTCTGCGGGCCAATTCCCTGCGCATCGAGGACGGCGCGGAAACGCCGGATGCCGCCATCCGCACCAAGGGCATCAATCCCGAGCCCCTGAAGCTAGATCTCAAGGTCGTGCTCATCGGTACGGAAGACCTGTACGAGGCCCTGGTCCTCAATGAGGACCGCTTTGCCAAGCTGTTCCGCATCAAGGCCCAGATGGCCGAGCGCATGGACCGCAATGCCGCCGGCGTCCGCTTCTATCTGTCGGTCATCGCCCGTATCGCGGAAGAGTCCGGCCTGCGGCCCTTCGACCGCACGGCCCTGGCCTGGCTGGTGGATCTGGGCTCGCATCTGTGCGAGGACCAGCGCCGCCTGTCGCTCAAGTTCCCGCTGCTGCGCGAGCAGATGATCGAGGGGGATGCCCTGGCAGGCATGGAGGGCGCCGGGATCGTCACCGGCGACATCATGGAACGCTCCTATGCCGCGCGCACCTACCGGGCCAACCTGGTGGAAGAGATCTTCATGGAAGAGTACGACCGCGAGATGATCAAGGTCTGTACGTCGGGCGGCGCCATCGGCCAGGTCAACGGCCTGTCGGTCACCGGCTACGGCGATTTCGAATTCGGCCTGCCCCATCGCATCTCCTGTACCGTGGGCGTCGGCCATGAAGGCATCATCGACCTGGAGCGGGAAGCCGAGCTGGGGGGCCCCATCCACACCAAGGCCATGATGATCCTCAAAAGCTACCTGACCAACCTCTTTGCCCGTAAAAAGCCTCTGGTCCTGGCCGGGTCGCTCTATTTTGAGCAAAGCTATGCGGGCATCGAAGGCGACTCCGCTTCCGGTGCGGAACTGGTGGCCCTGCTCTCCGCTCTGGCGGATGTGCCCGTGCGGCTCGACCTGGCCTTTACCGGCGCGGTCAGCCATTCCGGGCAGATCATGGCCGTGGGCGGGGTGACGCGGAAGATCGAGGGGTTCTTCAAGGTCTGCGCGCGGCACGGCCTTACCGGCAGCCAGGGGGTCATCATCCCCCATGACAACGTGGACCACCTGATGCTTTCCCCCGATGTGCTCCAGGCCGTGGAGAAAGGGCAGTTCGCCATCTACGCGGTCCGCAGCATCGAAGAGGCCCTGACCCTGCTCACGGGCCTGCCTGTGGGACGCCGCCGCAAGGATGACACGTTCACCCCCGGCAGCCTCTACGATATGGTGGACCGCCGCCTGGAGCGGCTGGGGGATTACGCCCAGAACTCTTTCCGCCGTACGCGCAAAGGATAGGCGGCATGCATTGACTTGCCCTCATTGAGCGAGTAAACAGTTCTGGTCGATTGTGAAAAAGACGCTTAACCCCCGCAATGACCATGACTGCAAAAAATAAGAAAGAAGCCCTGCTCCAGGCCGCCAAGGAACTTTTCGGTGAATGTGGCTATGTGGAGACCACGTTCAAGAAGATTTCCGACCGGGCTGGTGTGGCCCTTGGACTGCTGACGCACCACTATGGCAACAAGGAAAAACTGTTCCTGGCCTCGGGACTCGATGTTCTGGAGCATTTTCTGGTCAAGCTGCGTCAGGCCACGGCCGATGCCGCCTGCGGCTATGATGCCGTCATGCATTTTTGCAAGGCCTATCTGGACTTCTCGGTGGACAAGGACTCCAACTGGCTGGTGCTGGTGCGCTGTTCTCCGTACAGCGACATGAAGACCAAGACGGACAGGGAGCAGATGGACTCCATGTTCGCCCAGGTGCATCGCGAGCTGGAAGAACAGATCCAGCGCGGTATCCGGGACGGCAGCATCGTCAATGTGGACAGCAAGGCCACGGCGCAGGTCATCATCTCCCTGATGGTGGGTGCCAACCGTACCCGCGTGCTGACCCCCTATGCCCTGCCGGAGCTCTATGACGAGACGCTGGACTTCGTCTCCCGCTCCATCCGCAAAAACTAGTCTCCCGTTCCTGCGCAAAATAAACCGATCCCCGGCAGCGTACTGCCGGGGATTTTTGATGGCCTCTGCTCCAGTACATATTTTTTGCAGGGAAAACCCTTTTTTCCTGCCGGGTTGCACATCCTGCTGCTGTTCCCGGGCGGCACGTGTGCCCGCGGGTGCGGGCAAGGCCTTTGCCCTGCTTCAGGATGTCCTCCCTCCCCGCATACCTCTCTGCCCCGCCTTGTGCATCCGTGATACAAAAGGGCCTGCCCCTTTCAGGACAGGCCCTTGCCCGGTCTTGTGCCGGTTTGGTGCCTAGTCGGCGCGACGGCCGATACAGAAATAGGCGAAGCCGCGGGTGCCCATGGCGGCAGGTGAATAGAGGTTGCGGCCGTCAAAAAGCAGCGGCGCGGTCAGCAGGGACTTGATGCGGTCGAAGTCGGGATTGCGGAACTGGTTCCATTCCGTCACCACCAGCAGCGCCTGGGCGCCATCGCATACGCCGTACTGGTCGTCCACGATCTCCACCAGGGGGTTGTCCCGGAAGATGCGGCGGGCGTTATCGGCCGCCACGGGGTCAAAAGCCCGCACCTTCATGCCGGCTTCGGTCAGGGCGTTGACGATATTGATGGAGGCAGCTTCGCGCATGTCGTCGGTGTTGGCCTTGAAGGCCAGGCCCCACAGGGCCAGGGTCTTGCCCTTCACGCCCCCCTGCGGCGCGAAGTATTCCTTGATGCGCTCGGCCATATGCAGCTTCTGGCGGGCGTTCACGGCTTCCACGGCATTGAGCAGCTTGGGCTCCATGCCTGCGGCTTCGGCCGTATGGATCAGGGCCTTCACGTCCTTGGGGAAGCAGGAGCCGCCGTAACCCACGCCGGGATAAATGAACTGGTAGCCGATGCGGCTGTCGGAACCGATGCCGTTGCGCACGTCACGCACGTCAGCGCCCACGCGTTCGCAGATGGTGGCGATCTCGTTGATGAAGGAGATCTTGGTGGCCAGCATGCAGTTGGCGGCGTATTTGGTCATCTCGGCGCTGCGGATGCCCATGACGATCACCTTGTCACGGGTACGGGCAAAGGGCGCGTACAGTTCGCGCATGACGGCAGCGGCCTTGTCCGACGAGGTGCCGATGACCACGCGGTCAGGCTTCATGAAGTCGGAGATGGCGTCGCCTTCCTTCAGGAATTCGGGGTTGGAGACCACCTCAAAGTTGAAATTCCTGCCGCGGGCGGCCAGCTCTTCGGTGATGATGGCGCGCACGCGGTCGGCAGTACCCACCGGCACCGTGGACTTGTCCACCACGATAAGGTCGTTTTCCATGGTCCGGCCGATCTCGCGGGCCACCTGTTCCACATAGTGCAGATCGCAGGAACCGTCTTCTCCGGGAGGGGTACCCACGCAGATGAAGGCACAGTCGGCACCCACCAGACCTTCCGCCAGGCTGGTGGTGAACTTCAGGCGCCCGTCGGCATGACTGCGGCGCACCATGGGCTCCAGTCCGGGCTCGAAAATATGCACGGAGCCGGCATTCAGGCGGGCCACAACATCCTTGTTGACATCGATGCAGGTCACGGAGTTGCCCATTTCTGCAAAGCAGGCGGCGCTCACCAGGCCCACATAGCCGGTGCCGACAATACACAATTTCATATGTTTTCTCCCTTGGGGCGCTCTTGACGCCCGACAGTGATAACGTCAAAACAAATCAATCGGTGGCGCACTATAGCGTTTTTTTTCTTGAGCTTCAACTGCGGGGGCGGACATGCTGGTGGGACTGGGGATGGATCTGGCCGACATAGGGCGCATGGAGCGGGCCCTGCAACGTCATGGCGCGCGTTTTGCGAACAGAATCCTCGCACCTGCCGAGCAGGAGGTCTGCCCGGAATTGCGCCCCGCCTTCGTGGCCGGGCGCTGGGCTGCCAAGGAGGCCGCCGTCAAGGCGCTGGGCTGCGGTTTCAGCCTGGGGATCGGCCCCCGCCATATCGAGATCCTGCCCACACCGGCAGGCAAGCCGGAGCTGCGCTTCACCGGCCCGGCCCTGGAACGTGCCCGGCACCTGGGCGTGCGCCATATCCATGTCTCCATCACCCATGAACGAACCACGGCAGCTGCGGTTGTCGTACTGGAGGCCTGATATGAACAGGGAATGGTGGGCCGCACTGCCGCCGCTGCCCCTGCCGCACGAGATGCAGCAGTGGGACAGGCAGGCCGCGGAACTGGGCATCCTGCCCGAGATCCTGATGGAGAATGCCGCAGCCGCGGCGTTCCGCCAGTTGAGCGCCCTGTGTCCCCGGCTTGCGGGGAAGCAGGTCTGGCTGCTCATGGGCAGCGGCAACAATGGCGGCGATGCCGCCTGCCTTGCCCGCTATCTGCGTGACGCCGGAGCCTGTCCGCATGTTTTCCATACCCGGCCGCTGGAACATTACCGGAACGAGACGGCCTATCATCTCCAGACGGCCCGGGCCTGTGGTGTCCCCTTCCTGCCGGTGGCCGCGCTGACGGAGACGCCCCGCGCTCTCCCCCATCCCCACATCCTGGTGGACGGGCTGCTGGGGACGGGTTTTTCCGGCCAGCTGCGCGACGATGCCCGACGTCTGATATCCTTCGTGAACGGGCTCTCTCCCCGGCCCCTGATCTTGTCCCTGGACGTGCCGTCGGGGCTGGATGCCGCCAGCGGTCTGCCCTGCCCCGATGCCGTCAGGGCGGATGCCACGGTTACGTTCGCCGCCGCCAAGCCCGGCCTGATGCTGCCCTGGGCCCGCCCGTACACCGGGGAATGCCATGTGGGCCCCATCGCCATGCCTGCCAGGGTCCGGGAAGAAGGGCCCTGCTCTTTCCGCCTGCTGGACAGCCATGCCCTGGATCTGCTGCCTGCCATGACAGCCGCGAGCTACAAGAACACCTACGGGCATATCCTCATCATGGGGGGGCGCCCCGGCATGTGCGGCGCAGGGCATCTGGCGGCCCGGGGGGCACTGCGCACCGGTGCCGGTCTGGTCACGGCAGCCATGCCCGCTGCCGGTGAGGAGCAGGTGCGCATGGGCTGGCCCGAGATCATGACCCTGCCTCTGGGCGACACCGGGAACAGAAACTGGCCCGCCCAGATCCCGGACGACCTGCGCCGGCGTCTGCATCAGTGCCGGGCCCTGGTCATCGGCCCCGGTATGGGACGCGGAGAAGACAGCCACGCTTTTCTGGCAGCTCTTCTGAAAGAGCCTGGACGCCCGGCCTGTGTGTTCGATGCTGACGCCCTGATGCTGCTGGCCGGAGACCCCTCCCTGCTGGCGGCCCTTGGCCCCGGGGACATCCTGACACCGCATCCCGGCGAGGCCGCTGCCCTGCTCCACTGCCCGGGCAGTGCCGTCCAGCAGGACAGGATGGCGGCCCTGAAGGCCCTGTGCGCGGCCGTCCCCGCCGCCGTCGTCCTCAAAGGCGCGGGAACCCTGGTCGGCCAGCGGGACTGCCCCACAGGCCTCAGCCCGCTGGATGTCCCCCAGCTGGCCGTGGGCGGTTCCGGCGACGTGCTGGCCGGTTGTGCCGCAGCTTTGCTGGCCCGCGTGCAGGAAAGCGCCCGGCCGGCCCATCAGGCCGCCTGCCTGGCCGTAGCGCTGCATGCCGCTGCCGGGCGGATACTGGCCCGCACCCATCCCCGCCGGGGCAATGTGGCCGGAGAACTGGCCGATGCCCTGCCCCGGGCCATGACACTCTAACCGGATAGCCCCGCTATGGATGCCTTTACCTTTCTGCTCGAATCCCTGGACGATACCGCCTGCCTCGGCACCTTGCTGGCCGATATGATGCAAAGCGCTCCCCAGGTGCGCGCCCTGCTTCTGCAAGGAGATCTGGGCAGCGGCAAAACGACCCTGACCCGCTCCTTCGTCGCGGCCCTGCCGGGTGGCGGCCAGGCCGAAATCTCCAGTCCGTCCTTCACCATCTGCAACGAGTATCCCACCTGTCCGCCGGTCCTGCACTGCGACCTCTACCGTTGCCCTGCGTCCCTTCCCGACGAGGTCTGGGACGCTCTGGACGCCGATGCAGGCATCTGCATCGTGGAATGGGCCCAATACATTCCCGAAGCGGCCCTGCCCAAGGAATTTCTGGACATCCGGCTGGACTCGTGCGAAAAAGGAAGATTCCTGACGGTAATGGCGCATGGGCAGGCGTCTCAGGCTCTGGCGCAGGAGCTGCATACAGCCTGGACCGCTTCCGGACGGCACGGCTCCCGGACGGAGCTGCCCCTTTTTTCGTGAGACAGGTGCATCAATGGAATCTGGCATGAAAATCTTAGTTCAAAAATTCGGTGGCACTTCAGTGGCAAACCTGGAGTGCATGAAGAAAGTGCGCGAAAAAGTGCAGGCCGGGTTGAACAAGGGCTACAAGATGGTGGTCGTGCTTTCCGCCCGTTCGGGCGAGACCAACCGTCTGCTGGCCCTGGCCTCCGAGTGGTCCTCCACCCCGGACCCGGCGGAATGTGACTCTCTGGTCTCCACCGGGGAGCAGGTCTCCATCGCGCTCTTCACCATGCTGCTCAAAGACGCGGGCATCCGTGCCCGCTCCCTGCTGGCATGGCAGATCCCCATCATTACCGATGACGATCATGGCAACGCGCGTATCAAATCCATCGACAGCCAGCACCTGCGCGGTTATCTGGATGAATACGACGTGCTGGTGGTCGCCGGTTTCCAGGGATGCACGGAGTCCCAGCGCATCACCACCCTGGGCCGCGGCGGCTCCGACACCTCGGCCGTTGCCCTGGCCGCCGCCCTGGGTTCGGTGGAATGCGAGATCTATACTGATGTGGACGGTGTCTATACCACCGACCCCAACATCTGCTCCAGCGCCCGCAAGATGGATCGTGTCGCCTATGAGGAGATGCTGGAAATGGCCAGCATGGGCGCCAAGGTGCTGCACATCCGTTCCGTGGAATTTGCCAAGAAGTACAAAGTGCCTGTGCGCGTCCGCTCCACGTTTTCCGACGACCCCGGCACGCTCGTTACCCAGGAGGACTCCAGCATGGAAGCTGTTCTTGTTTCCGGCATTGCCTATGATAAGGACCAGGCTCGTGTGACCCTGCACGACCTTCCCGACGTGCCCGGCGTGGCCGCCGCCATCTTCGGCCCCCTTTCCGAAAAGGGCGTGCTGGTGGACATGATCGTCCAGAACACCAGCCTTGACGGTCATACCGACATGACCTTCACCATCTCCCGCAAGGATCTCAAGCAGACCCTGGCCATCATGGAAGAAGTGAAGGAACGCACCGGTGCCACCGACGTGGTCTCCGACGTCAACGTGGCCAAGGTCTCCGCCATCGGCGTCGGCATGCGCAACCATTCCGGCGTGGCCGCCCGCGCTTTCTCCGCCCTGACCCAGGAAGGCATCAACATCCTGATGATCAGCACCTCCGAGATCAAGATCACCATCCTGATCCAGGAAAAGTATGTGGAACTGGCCGTGCGCATCCTGCACGACACCTTCGGCCTGGACTGGGACATCAACTAGTCCTGCTCCTGGCAGCCGGCTGTCCGGCCACGGCCTTCTGCCGGAAACACTGCCCATGAAAATAAAAACGCCCGGGTATCCTGTGGATACCGGGCGTTTTCTTTACATATGCACATCTGTCGTACACAGGCCTTTCTGCGCAAAAGAGCCTCTCCGCGACACGGCCCCTGCCACAACCACGCGTCATCCCGTTCTCATCCGCTCAGGGCAACGCCCCGCCCTAGTGGCGCATCTCGGCCCCCAGGGCCAGCAGGGTCGTCTGCAGATCCGGCATGCTCTGGCAGATATAGTCAGCATGGACGGCCTCCAGCTCCTGGCGGCTCCCATAGCCGTACAGCACGCCCACGGTCTTCATGCCCACCGCATGCCCGCCGACCACGTCATGGAACCTGTCGCCCACCATCAGGGAATGGGACACGTCGGCCCCCGTCTCCTGCAGGGCATAGCGCAGCACATCGACCTTGTCGTTGCGTGCCCCGTTCAGCTCGGCGCCGGCCACGAAGGAGAAGTAACGGCTCAGCTGGAAATGGTCCAGGATCTGGCGGGCGAAGACCTCCGGCTTGGATGTAGCCAGATGGATGCGATGCCCCTGCTCGATCAGGCGTTCCAGCATCTGGGGCACACCGGGATAGACCCGGTTCTCGAACATCCCCTGCCGCCGGAAATACTCGCGGTATTTTTCCACTGCCAGCGTGACACGGGCGCTGTCTCCCGGAAAATACCGGGCAAAGGACTGCTTGAGCGGCGGGCCGATGAAGAACAGCAGGCTGTCTTCTCTGGCCCTGATACCGAAATGGTCCAGAGCGTAAAGAACGGAGTTGATGATGCCCTGCTTGGAATCGGTGATGGTGCCGTCAAGATCGAAAAAGAAAGAAGTATGGGCCATAGGCGTACAGGGGGTTGCGACGACGAAAGGTGCTGCCGGACGTTTTTTATTACTATTGCCTCTTGCGGCCTACTGGTCAAGCAGTCCCAGGTGATCCAGCACCAGGGTCGGCTGGCGCTCCAGGCCGGGAAGATCGGAACGCCGGGCCTCTCCGCTCAAAACCAGCAGAAAGTCGATGCCGGCGTTCTCGGCCAGCAATTTGTCGGTGGACAGCCTGTCGCCCACCATCAGCATGTTTTCCGGCGCATAGCGCTGCAACAGGCCGGAAAGCAGGGTCGCATCCGGCTTGCCGAAGATGCGTTCCGGTCTCCTGCCTGTGGCGGTGGCGTACAGGGCCAGGAAACTGCCCACATCCGGCAGGGGACCTTCCGGGGAAGGACAGACCAGATCAGGATGCGTGGCCAGAAAGCGCACAGCCTTATTTTGCAGCAGCAGCGCGGAGCGCGCCAGTTTTTCGTAGGTCAATTCCGTGTCATAGGCCAGGATGACGGCCTGCGCCCCTTTTTCCTGCTGTTTCAGTTCGGGCATGCGCTGGCGCAGGTCGGAAACGAAATCCCGGTTGCCGACCACATACGCCGTATGGATGCCTTCTGCCTTCAAAAAGGCCACCAGGGGCGTCACCGGCGAGAGCAGCTGCTCCCTGCGGGCGGGGATGCCCATGCCGTTCAGCTTTTTTATGTAGGTTTCCGGCGCCTTGGAGGTGTTGTTGCTCAGAAAGAAAAAATCCACATCCTCCCAGTGCCGCTGCACAAAGGCCACGGCCCCCTTGATGGGATTGTCCCCCATATAGATGGTACCATCCATGTCCAGAACGATGCAACGCTTGTCAGGAAGCCGCATGCCGTGTCTCCCAAGTTTCAAAAATGAAAAAAAATGGCAGCAAAACAGCAAGATCCCATCCAGCTCCTGCTCCCATCGCCGGGATTCTACACAGCCGGATGCCCTGCTGCAAGCGGCCTTTTCCCCCGCCTGCCGCCATCTTGACACAACAATGTCCTGTAAGTAGAGGAAAAGGACGACTTCTCCGTATAATTTCGCAAACGAAGATTCCAAAGCTATAATTGTCGCTCCTGTGAGCGGAGGACAGTGTGAAAGAAACCACAGTGATCATCATTGGCGGTGGTGCGACGGGTATCGGCATTCTGCGCGACCTGAGCATGCGCGGCGTGCCCGCCCTGCTGCTGGAACAGGGGGGACTGGCCCACGGCACGAGCTCCCGCTTCCACGGCCTGCTGCACAGCGGCGCCCGGTACGCTGTCAGTGACAGCGAATCCGCCCGGGAATGCATCGAAGAAAACATGATCCTGCGCCGCATCGGCAGGCAGTGCGTGGAGGAGACCGAGGGCTTTTTCGTCCGTACCAAACTGGACGACCCGGCCTTCGAACCCCGCTGGGTCGAAGCCTGTGCCCGTGCGGGCATCACCGCCGAGCGTATCGACGTGGCCGAGGCCCGGCGGCTGGAGCCCAGCCTTGCCCCCAACATCTGCTCTGTCTACCGCGTGCCGGATTCCTGTGTCGACGGCTTCCGCCTGGTCTGGCACAATGCCCTGTGTGCCCGGCGCTACGGCGGTGACATCCTTACCTATCATGAGGTCATCGCCATCAAACAGAGCAACGGCAAAGTCACGGGCGTCAGGGCCCGCAACCGCATCACCGGCGAGGAACTGGACATCGCCTGCGAGTACGTGGTCAATGCCGCCGGTTCCTGGTCCGGGCAGATCGCCCATCTGGCCGGTCTGGACGTCAGTGTGTCGCCCGACCGCGGGACGTTGATCGTCTTCAACCATCGCTTCACGTCGCGTGTGGTCAACCGCCTACACAAAAGCTCCGACGGCGACATCTTCGTCCCGCACGGTTCCATCACCATTCTGGGGACCACGTCGACGCCTACGGACCGCCCGGACAACAATACGCCCACGACCGAAGATGTCCTGCGCCTGCTGGATATCGGCGAGCCCCTGTTCCCCGACCTGCGTTCGTACCGCATCCTGCGTGCCTTTGCCGGTACGCGCCCGCTCTACACGCCCAACAATGCCGTGGGCCGCGCCGCCAGCCGCAATTTCCACATCGTGGACCACAAGCAGGACGGCCTGGAAGGCATGGCCAGCATCTTCGGCGGCAAACTGACCACATACCGTCTGATGGCGGAGCGCATGAGCGATCTGGTCTGCCGCTGTCTCGGCAACAACCAGCCGTGCCGCACGGCGGAAGAACCCATCATGGAGGATCCTTCCCCCGAACTGATGCAAAAGGCCGCCAGGGTCTTCCCGCTCAATGGTGCCGTCCTTGCTGCCGACCGTCTGGGCAGCACCTTTGCCGATGTGGTGGAAAAGGCCGCGTCCGAAACGGACAACGAGCTGCTGTGCGAATGCGAGATGGTCAGTATGGCTGAAGTGGAATATGTGGCCCGCGATCCCGCCACCCACTCCCTGCACGATGTCCGCCTGCGTACCCGCCTGGGCATGGGCACCTGCCAGGGCACGTTCTGCTCCCTGCGTGCCATCGGCGCCCTGACCGAGCGCAATGTGCCGCTGGCCTTTTCGCCCACGGAAGACGTCTCCCAATTCCTGCAGGAACGCTGGCGCGGCCTGCGCCCGGCCCTGTGGGGCAAGCAGCTGAAAGAAATCGAACTGGGGCGTGCCATCTACGCGGCCACCCTCAATCTGGATGGAGCCGGCAATGAACAAGAGAAATAGCGACGTCCTGGTCATCGGCGCCGGCATGTCCGGCCTTGTGGCGGCCCTTGCCGCTGCCCGGCGCGGCCGCAAAGTGACTGTCCTGTCCCGGGGCGTGGGAGCACTGGCCATCGGCAGCGGTTGCGTGGACATTTTGGGTTATGTCAACGGCCAGGCTGTTTCCGGCCACCCTCTGGATGCCATCGGATCCCTGCCCGCTGCCCACCCCTATAGCCTGCTGGGGCGGGACCGTGTGGCCGAGGCCTGCTCTTTCCTGGAAGAAGTCTGTGCCGCTCAGGGCCTGCCCCTGCTGCCCATGAAAAATGGCAACCGCCTGGTCCCCAGCATCATGGGCACGCTCAAGCCGAGCGGCCTGTGCCCGGCCAGCGCCGACGGCGATCTGCTGCTGAAGGCCAGGAAAGTCGCCGTCGTCACCATCGGGGGACTGCGCGACTGCCAGCCCAATCTGATCATCAAACAGTTCCGCCGCTATCCCGCGCTCAAGGGCATCGACTTCACCGAGGTCGTCCTGCCCTCGCCTCTGGGCAAGACGCACCGCAATATGACGGCCCTGGATCTGGCCCGCTATGTGGATCGTCCCGAGGGTGTTTTCTGGCTGGCCGATGCCCTGAAGAAGGCCTGCGGCCGGCAGGATCTCATCCTGCTGCCGCCTGTATGCGGCGTGCGCCACTTCCTTTGGAAAAAACTGGTAGGACTGCTGGATTGCCCGGTGGTGGAAATGCTTTCCATCCCTCCGGGAGTCAGCGGCCTGCGTCTGCGCACCTGTCTCCTGAACGCCCTGCGCGAGCTGGATGTCACCCTACTGGAAAA
This is a stretch of genomic DNA from Desulfovibrio piger. It encodes these proteins:
- a CDS encoding UDP-glucose dehydrogenase family protein — protein: MKLCIVGTGYVGLVSAACFAEMGNSVTCIDVNKDVVARLNAGSVHIFEPGLEPMVRRSHADGRLKFTTSLAEGLVGADCAFICVGTPPGEDGSCDLHYVEQVAREIGRTMENDLIVVDKSTVPVGTADRVRAIITEELAARGRNFNFEVVSNPEFLKEGDAISDFMKPDRVVIGTSSDKAAAVMRELYAPFARTRDKVIVMGIRSAEMTKYAANCMLATKISFINEIATICERVGADVRDVRNGIGSDSRIGYQFIYPGVGYGGSCFPKDVKALIHTAEAAGMEPKLLNAVEAVNARQKLHMAERIKEYFAPQGGVKGKTLALWGLAFKANTDDMREAASINIVNALTEAGMKVRAFDPVAADNARRIFRDNPLVEIVDDQYGVCDGAQALLVVTEWNQFRNPDFDRIKSLLTAPLLFDGRNLYSPAAMGTRGFAYFCIGRRAD
- the tsaE gene encoding tRNA (adenosine(37)-N6)-threonylcarbamoyltransferase complex ATPase subunit type 1 TsaE translates to MDAFTFLLESLDDTACLGTLLADMMQSAPQVRALLLQGDLGSGKTTLTRSFVAALPGGGQAEISSPSFTICNEYPTCPPVLHCDLYRCPASLPDEVWDALDADAGICIVEWAQYIPEAALPKEFLDIRLDSCEKGRFLTVMAHGQASQALAQELHTAWTASGRHGSRTELPLFS
- a CDS encoding NAD(P)H-hydrate dehydratase; this encodes MNREWWAALPPLPLPHEMQQWDRQAAELGILPEILMENAAAAAFRQLSALCPRLAGKQVWLLMGSGNNGGDAACLARYLRDAGACPHVFHTRPLEHYRNETAYHLQTARACGVPFLPVAALTETPRALPHPHILVDGLLGTGFSGQLRDDARRLISFVNGLSPRPLILSLDVPSGLDAASGLPCPDAVRADATVTFAAAKPGLMLPWARPYTGECHVGPIAMPARVREEGPCSFRLLDSHALDLLPAMTAASYKNTYGHILIMGGRPGMCGAGHLAARGALRTGAGLVTAAMPAAGEEQVRMGWPEIMTLPLGDTGNRNWPAQIPDDLRRRLHQCRALVIGPGMGRGEDSHAFLAALLKEPGRPACVFDADALMLLAGDPSLLAALGPGDILTPHPGEAAALLHCPGSAVQQDRMAALKALCAAVPAAVVLKGAGTLVGQRDCPTGLSPLDVPQLAVGGSGDVLAGCAAALLARVQESARPAHQAACLAVALHAAAGRILARTHPRRGNVAGELADALPRAMTL
- a CDS encoding TetR/AcrR family transcriptional regulator — protein: MTMTAKNKKEALLQAAKELFGECGYVETTFKKISDRAGVALGLLTHHYGNKEKLFLASGLDVLEHFLVKLRQATADAACGYDAVMHFCKAYLDFSVDKDSNWLVLVRCSPYSDMKTKTDREQMDSMFAQVHRELEEQIQRGIRDGSIVNVDSKATAQVIISLMVGANRTRVLTPYALPELYDETLDFVSRSIRKN
- a CDS encoding holo-[acyl-carrier-protein] synthase; translated protein: MLVGLGMDLADIGRMERALQRHGARFANRILAPAEQEVCPELRPAFVAGRWAAKEAAVKALGCGFSLGIGPRHIEILPTPAGKPELRFTGPALERARHLGVRHIHVSITHERTTAAAVVVLEA
- a CDS encoding Lon protease family protein yields the protein MPKILPLPTSRLHATFDPGRIPWQDSREIPLPRNGAGSRNAFQPRAMQALDMALNIRACGYNVYVSGDANLGRSYTLLSYLGPQARKRPTPPDLVYVHNFDDPDRPRLLSLPAGQGRKFKQCVTSTVDAILHELPRRFEAAPFVKQRARLVDSFQKVRSGLLSKMTSVAQHKGFHLDMDEGGSLTLYPLVKGKRLSEEEFEHLDDSLRMTLKRRGETLVQSMASFMRQLSKAEESFHDDERNLEQTVMAQVLDALLLPAQKKLLKACQSEALEQYFTSLRADILKNTEAFLPREAGQSGPDVPHAPLPPQGDPLYRYDVNVFVDNSQLSGAPIVMEDHPTSSNLLGCIERESELGTLVTDFTLVRAGSLHKANGGFLVLRAEDLLQHPNAWEGLLRALRANSLRIEDGAETPDAAIRTKGINPEPLKLDLKVVLIGTEDLYEALVLNEDRFAKLFRIKAQMAERMDRNAAGVRFYLSVIARIAEESGLRPFDRTALAWLVDLGSHLCEDQRRLSLKFPLLREQMIEGDALAGMEGAGIVTGDIMERSYAARTYRANLVEEIFMEEYDREMIKVCTSGGAIGQVNGLSVTGYGDFEFGLPHRISCTVGVGHEGIIDLEREAELGGPIHTKAMMILKSYLTNLFARKKPLVLAGSLYFEQSYAGIEGDSASGAELVALLSALADVPVRLDLAFTGAVSHSGQIMAVGGVTRKIEGFFKVCARHGLTGSQGVIIPHDNVDHLMLSPDVLQAVEKGQFAIYAVRSIEEALTLLTGLPVGRRRKDDTFTPGSLYDMVDRRLERLGDYAQNSFRRTRKG